A region from the Pantanalinema sp. genome encodes:
- a CDS encoding YtxH domain-containing protein codes for MNRWSATLLGALIGAGAAILLSPDSGARTRRRLRANVEALQDRTQRQWREGRMRITELVRSSQERADEIASRLDEDLSRERPQQRRADRMAPPQEPPGPERGIQ; via the coding sequence ATGAACCGGTGGTCGGCAACCCTGCTGGGTGCGCTAATCGGGGCGGGGGCGGCGATCCTGCTCTCCCCGGATTCCGGAGCGAGGACCCGCCGCAGGCTCAGGGCGAACGTCGAGGCGTTGCAGGATCGCACCCAGCGGCAGTGGCGCGAGGGGCGCATGCGCATCACCGAGCTCGTCAGGAGCTCGCAGGAGCGCGCCGACGAGATCGCTTCGCGGCTCGACGAGGACCTCTCCCGGGAGCGTCCTCAGCAGCGAAGAGCGGATCGCATGGCCCCGCCTCAGGAGCCGCCCGGGCCCGAGCGCGGCATCCAGTAG
- a CDS encoding GlsB/YeaQ/YmgE family stress response membrane protein has translation MLGFLVMLLVAAIAGFIGDAIAPGSIPGGWVGAIIAGLVGSAVGGYLFGLLRLPAGPEIGGLAIVPSIIGAALVVWLYGVISGQMGHRKGY, from the coding sequence GTGTTAGGTTTTCTGGTGATGTTGTTGGTCGCGGCCATCGCGGGCTTCATCGGTGACGCCATCGCCCCCGGGTCGATCCCGGGCGGCTGGGTGGGGGCGATCATCGCGGGGCTGGTGGGCTCGGCGGTCGGAGGCTACCTGTTCGGGCTGTTGCGCCTGCCGGCGGGCCCCGAGATCGGCGGGCTCGCCATCGTTCCCTCGATCATCGGCGCGGCGCTGGTGGTCTGGCTCTACGGGGTCATCTCGGGCCAGATGGGGCACCGCAAGGGGTACTAA